From Vibrio splendidus, a single genomic window includes:
- a CDS encoding carbon starvation CstA family protein, which translates to MMWFLTCVAALIGGYFIYGAFIEKIFGINEKRQTPAHTKQDGVDFVPMSTPKVYLVQLLNIAGVGPIFGPIMGALYGPAAMLWIVLGCIFAGAVHDYFSGMLSIRNGGASVPTITGRYLGNGAKHFMNIFAIVLLLLVGVVFVSAPAGMITNLVNDQTDFVMSTSTMVVIIFAYYIIATIVPVDKIIGRFYPLFGALLIFMSVGLITAIGLSDEHQIMGGFEMKDMFTNMNPNDLPLWPALFITIACGAISGFHATQSPLMARCMENEKNGRFVFYGAMIGEGIIALIWCALALSFFGSVESLSDAIANGGPGNVVYSASFGLLGVFGGILAFLGVVILPITSGDTAFRSSRLILAEYFNMEQKTLRNRLLMALPLFVLGGILTQVDFGIIWRYFGFANQSTAVMMLWTASAYLLRHNKLHWVTTVPAVFMTSVCITFILNNSQLGFGLPMQLSTIIGVVSAFGIAAYVIKISKGKGDIDLADEEEKEAKGVTKTA; encoded by the coding sequence ATGATGTGGTTTCTTACCTGTGTTGCAGCACTCATTGGTGGCTACTTTATTTACGGTGCCTTTATCGAGAAGATTTTCGGTATCAATGAAAAGCGTCAAACACCCGCTCACACCAAGCAAGACGGCGTGGACTTCGTTCCAATGTCGACTCCAAAGGTTTACCTAGTTCAACTGCTTAACATTGCAGGTGTAGGTCCAATCTTCGGCCCTATCATGGGTGCCCTTTACGGCCCAGCAGCAATGCTTTGGATCGTGCTAGGTTGTATCTTCGCAGGTGCCGTACACGACTACTTCTCAGGTATGTTATCTATCCGCAATGGTGGCGCTTCGGTTCCAACCATCACTGGACGTTACCTAGGCAATGGCGCAAAACACTTTATGAACATCTTTGCCATTGTTCTACTGCTTCTTGTTGGTGTGGTATTCGTTTCAGCTCCAGCAGGCATGATCACTAACCTAGTGAACGACCAAACTGATTTCGTAATGTCTACGAGCACCATGGTTGTCATCATCTTTGCTTACTACATCATCGCAACGATTGTCCCTGTCGATAAAATTATTGGTCGCTTCTACCCACTGTTCGGTGCTCTGCTTATCTTTATGTCTGTTGGTCTAATCACTGCGATTGGTCTATCTGACGAGCACCAAATCATGGGTGGCTTCGAGATGAAAGACATGTTCACTAACATGAACCCTAACGACTTACCGCTTTGGCCTGCTCTGTTTATCACTATCGCTTGTGGTGCTATCTCTGGCTTCCATGCAACTCAGTCACCACTGATGGCTCGTTGTATGGAAAACGAAAAGAACGGTCGCTTCGTATTCTACGGTGCAATGATTGGTGAAGGCATCATCGCCCTAATTTGGTGTGCACTTGCTCTGTCATTCTTCGGTTCAGTTGAGTCTCTATCTGACGCGATTGCAAACGGTGGCCCTGGTAACGTAGTTTACAGCGCTTCATTTGGCCTACTGGGTGTATTTGGCGGTATCCTTGCTTTCCTTGGCGTGGTTATCTTACCTATCACTTCTGGCGACACTGCATTCCGTTCAAGCCGTCTTATCCTTGCTGAATACTTCAACATGGAACAGAAAACACTGCGTAACCGCCTACTGATGGCTCTCCCATTGTTCGTTCTTGGTGGCATCCTGACTCAAGTTGATTTCGGTATCATCTGGCGTTACTTCGGTTTTGCTAATCAATCAACAGCAGTAATGATGCTATGGACAGCTTCGGCTTACCTACTTCGTCACAATAAATTGCACTGGGTAACCACGGTTCCAGCTGTGTTCATGACATCTGTGTGTATCACATTCATCCTGAACAATAGCCAACTGGGCTTCGGTCTGCCAATGCAACTTTCAACCATCATCGGCGTGGTGAGTGCATTCGGAATTGCTGCTTACGTTATCAAAATTTCAAAAGGCAAAGGCGATATCGACCTTGCTGATGAAGAAGAAAAAGAAGCAAAAGGCGTCACCAAAACCGCCTAG
- a CDS encoding DUF2799 domain-containing protein, whose product MKKIIALFAVAFSLAGCSANVQDLAAEGNWQEIGYRDGIKGNTQRSYQEMTKLGTVDQSSYSKGYYLGVAEYCNPNHAYQIGLSGQVYEGVCSGTEDAQRFRMEWQRGWDEFSNDY is encoded by the coding sequence ATGAAAAAAATAATAGCACTATTCGCCGTGGCATTTAGCCTTGCAGGATGCAGCGCCAATGTTCAAGATTTAGCGGCCGAAGGCAATTGGCAAGAGATTGGCTATCGTGACGGGATCAAAGGTAACACTCAACGTTCTTACCAAGAGATGACTAAGCTTGGAACGGTAGACCAATCAAGCTACAGCAAAGGTTACTATCTAGGTGTTGCTGAATACTGCAACCCAAACCATGCTTATCAAATTGGCTTATCTGGCCAGGTTTATGAAGGCGTTTGTTCAGGTACGGAAGACGCTCAACGTTTCCGTATGGAATGGCAGCGCGGCTGGGATGAGTTTTCTAACGACTACTAA
- the murQ gene encoding N-acetylmuramic acid 6-phosphate etherase — protein MSNDALISALSHLVSEGRNPDTMDIDLLTSLEVVEKINQQDKQVPLAIEAELPQIAKAVDKIAYAFQNGGRLIYMGAGTSGRLGVLDASECPPTFGVSDKMVIGLIAGGPEAILKAKEGAEDSLTLGIEDLKAIQFSENDVVVGIAASGRTPYVIGALNYANQLGAVTVALSCNPGSPIAEIAQIAISPVVGPEALTGSTRLKSGTAQKLVLNMLTTASMIRIGKSYQNLMVDVKATNEKLVARAARIVIQATECDKALAVSTLKATDYDVKLSILMILTGLGLESAKAQLDQQNGFLRKAVENNQ, from the coding sequence ATGAGTAACGACGCTCTCATATCAGCGCTCTCGCACCTCGTTTCGGAGGGGAGAAACCCTGACACTATGGATATTGATCTGCTCACCTCTCTCGAAGTGGTTGAAAAGATTAACCAACAAGACAAACAGGTACCACTGGCGATCGAGGCGGAACTGCCACAGATCGCGAAAGCGGTTGATAAGATCGCTTACGCCTTTCAAAACGGTGGCCGACTGATTTATATGGGCGCAGGCACCAGTGGTCGATTAGGTGTGTTAGACGCATCAGAATGCCCACCGACTTTCGGCGTTTCAGACAAAATGGTTATCGGCCTAATTGCAGGCGGACCAGAAGCAATTTTGAAAGCCAAAGAGGGAGCAGAAGACTCACTGACTCTCGGAATTGAAGATCTCAAAGCGATTCAGTTTTCAGAAAATGATGTTGTGGTTGGCATAGCAGCCAGTGGTCGCACTCCTTACGTAATAGGTGCACTCAACTATGCCAATCAGCTTGGCGCGGTTACAGTTGCGCTGTCTTGTAACCCAGGGTCTCCGATTGCTGAGATTGCTCAAATCGCGATAAGCCCAGTGGTTGGCCCGGAAGCATTGACTGGCTCAACACGCCTCAAATCAGGTACGGCGCAAAAATTAGTGCTAAATATGCTAACGACTGCCAGCATGATTCGTATCGGTAAGAGCTACCAAAATCTGATGGTCGACGTAAAAGCAACCAATGAAAAATTGGTTGCCCGCGCTGCTCGTATCGTTATCCAAGCGACGGAGTGTGATAAAGCCCTTGCTGTTTCGACACTTAAAGCCACCGATTATGATGTAAAACTGTCCATTTTGATGATTCTGACAGGGCTGGGGTTAGAATCAGCTAAGGCTCAACTTGATCAACAAAATGGTTTCTTGAGAAAAGCGGTCGAGAATAATCAGTAA
- a CDS encoding anhydro-N-acetylmuramic acid kinase produces the protein MQGKSLGTDHKELYIGVMSGTSMDGVDTALVSIEDDSITLLAHDEFPMPDDLKARLLEVCIGQKTDLIAIGELDHQLGHLFADAVLQLLNKSDTPASSVTAIGNHGQTVFHQPTGDSPFTMQLGDANIIAAKTQIQTVADFRRKDMALGGQGAPLVPAFHHTIFHPKDSSVVVLNIGGISNISVLRPNQPTLGYDTGPGNMLMDAWVDKHIGEKFDRDARFALKGQLNQALLEQLLNEPYLSQMPPKSTGRELFNLPWLEQHLTEFKDLAAEDVQRTLCEYTVLTIANEVETYRLGSQAALYVCGGGTRNPLLMKRLSELLTSWEVESTTSKGVDADYMEAMAFAWLAQRHVHQLPSNLPEVTGASRAASLGVLYRAD, from the coding sequence ATGCAGGGTAAGAGCTTAGGAACGGATCATAAAGAACTGTATATCGGTGTGATGTCGGGGACGAGTATGGACGGTGTTGATACTGCGTTAGTCTCGATTGAAGACGATAGCATTACATTGCTTGCTCATGATGAGTTCCCGATGCCTGATGACCTCAAAGCACGTCTGCTTGAAGTCTGTATTGGTCAGAAAACCGATTTGATTGCCATTGGCGAACTAGACCACCAGCTTGGTCATCTATTTGCTGATGCGGTTCTACAACTTCTCAACAAGTCAGATACGCCTGCATCATCCGTGACTGCGATTGGTAACCATGGCCAAACAGTATTCCATCAGCCAACCGGTGATTCGCCATTTACCATGCAGCTGGGTGATGCCAATATCATTGCCGCTAAAACACAGATTCAAACAGTCGCAGATTTCCGACGCAAAGACATGGCGCTTGGCGGACAAGGGGCGCCATTAGTACCAGCGTTTCACCATACGATTTTTCACCCAAAAGACAGTTCGGTTGTGGTGTTGAACATTGGTGGTATCTCGAATATTTCAGTGCTGCGCCCGAATCAGCCTACTCTTGGTTATGATACAGGCCCCGGCAATATGTTAATGGACGCTTGGGTAGATAAACACATCGGTGAAAAATTTGACCGTGATGCGCGATTCGCGCTTAAAGGCCAACTCAATCAAGCCTTGCTCGAACAGTTGCTAAATGAACCTTATCTATCTCAAATGCCGCCGAAAAGCACTGGCAGAGAACTGTTTAATCTACCGTGGCTAGAGCAACATTTAACAGAATTTAAAGATCTTGCAGCAGAAGATGTTCAGCGCACGCTTTGTGAATACACCGTATTGACGATAGCCAATGAAGTAGAGACTTATCGCTTGGGTAGCCAAGCGGCACTGTATGTGTGTGGCGGTGGTACACGAAATCCATTGTTGATGAAGAGACTGTCTGAACTGCTTACAAGTTGGGAGGTTGAGTCGACAACCAGTAAAGGTGTTGATGCTGATTACATGGAAGCGATGGCCTTTGCGTGGCTTGCTCAACGTCATGTTCATCAACTGCCAAGCAATTTACCAGAAGTGACTGGCGCAAGCAGAGCGGCCTCTCTAGGCGTTCTCTATCGTGCTGACTAA
- the nagZ gene encoding beta-N-acetylhexosaminidase, translating to MGPLWVDVAGYELTAEDREILEHPTVGGLILFTRNYHDSKQLSALNKEIRKVAKRPILIGVDQEGGRVQRFRDGFSIIPAAQEFSTKNNGEQLAEQAGWLMAAELIAHDIDLSFAPVLDKGHDCKAIGSRAFGEDIETIVRHSSAFIKGMKSVGMATTGKHFPGHGGVIADSHLETPYDPRDDIFETDMAIFKAQIEAGILDAMMPAHVVFSHYDDQPASGSEYWLQKVLKQQLGFKGLVFSDDLTMEGAAIMGGPADRAKAALNAGCDMVLMCNKRDAQIEALDHLAIQEVSLANSLLKKHSFDLSTLHSDSRWKKASEQIKRMLNAG from the coding sequence ATGGGACCGTTGTGGGTTGATGTTGCAGGCTACGAACTGACAGCTGAAGACAGAGAAATTTTAGAGCATCCAACCGTTGGTGGTCTCATCTTATTTACTCGAAACTACCACGATAGCAAACAGCTTTCGGCGTTAAACAAAGAGATCCGCAAGGTAGCGAAACGTCCTATTTTGATTGGTGTTGACCAAGAAGGTGGCCGAGTTCAGCGCTTCCGCGATGGATTTTCAATTATCCCTGCCGCTCAAGAATTCTCGACTAAGAATAATGGTGAGCAGTTAGCAGAACAAGCCGGTTGGTTGATGGCGGCGGAATTGATTGCCCATGATATCGATCTGAGCTTTGCGCCTGTATTAGATAAAGGTCACGACTGTAAAGCGATTGGTAGCCGAGCGTTTGGTGAAGATATTGAGACCATCGTTCGCCACAGCAGTGCTTTTATTAAAGGCATGAAATCGGTTGGAATGGCGACAACAGGGAAGCACTTCCCAGGACACGGCGGTGTGATTGCTGATTCGCACCTTGAAACGCCTTACGATCCTAGAGATGACATCTTTGAAACCGACATGGCCATCTTCAAGGCTCAAATTGAAGCTGGAATATTAGATGCGATGATGCCCGCGCACGTGGTTTTTTCGCACTATGATGATCAGCCAGCGAGTGGCTCTGAGTATTGGTTGCAGAAAGTATTGAAGCAACAGCTTGGATTTAAAGGCTTGGTGTTCTCTGATGACCTAACTATGGAAGGTGCTGCGATTATGGGTGGGCCAGCCGATAGAGCGAAGGCTGCTCTGAATGCGGGGTGTGACATGGTGTTGATGTGTAATAAGCGAGATGCACAAATTGAGGCTCTTGATCACTTAGCGATTCAAGAGGTGTCTTTAGCCAACTCATTGCTTAAAAAGCACAGCTTTGATTTATCGACGCTTCACTCGGATAGTCGATGGAAAAAGGCCTCAGAGCAAATTAAGCGAATGTTAAACGCTGGGTGA
- a CDS encoding 3-deoxy-7-phosphoheptulonate synthase codes for MQKSELSNVNIIDEQVLITPEELKAKLPLSDNARRFIQESRETIANIIHKKDHRMLVVCGPCSIHDIEAAKEYAKRLKDLSEQLSDQLYIVMRVYFEKPRTTVGWKGLINDPHLDGTFDIEHGLHVGRELLVELAEMEIPLATEALDPISPQYLADTFSWAAIGARTTESQTHREMASGLSMPIGFKNGTDGNLGTAINAMQAASSSHRFMGISREGQVALLTTQGNPNGHVILRGGKQTNYDSVSVHECEQELGKSGLEAALMVDCSHANSRKDFRRQPLVAEDVIHQIREGNKSIIGLMIESHINEGNQSSDIPLNEMKYGVSITDACINWESTEALLKHAHTELVPFLENRLKG; via the coding sequence ATGCAGAAAAGTGAATTAAGCAATGTCAATATCATCGACGAACAGGTACTGATTACTCCAGAGGAGTTAAAAGCAAAACTGCCTTTGAGTGATAATGCTCGTCGTTTCATTCAAGAGTCTCGTGAAACTATAGCAAATATCATTCATAAGAAAGATCATCGCATGCTTGTAGTATGTGGCCCATGTTCTATCCATGATATTGAAGCTGCAAAAGAGTACGCGAAACGCTTAAAAGATTTATCTGAGCAGCTTAGCGACCAACTGTATATTGTAATGCGTGTTTACTTTGAGAAGCCTCGTACCACTGTTGGTTGGAAAGGCTTGATCAATGACCCACATCTAGATGGCACTTTCGATATTGAGCATGGTCTGCATGTTGGCCGTGAGCTACTTGTTGAACTCGCTGAGATGGAAATTCCACTAGCGACAGAAGCGCTAGATCCAATCAGCCCGCAATACCTAGCAGATACATTCAGCTGGGCAGCAATCGGCGCTCGTACGACTGAATCACAAACCCACCGCGAAATGGCGAGTGGTCTTTCAATGCCAATCGGCTTTAAGAATGGTACGGATGGCAACCTAGGTACTGCAATCAATGCAATGCAGGCGGCTTCTTCTAGCCACCGTTTCATGGGTATCAGCCGTGAAGGTCAAGTTGCACTACTAACGACGCAAGGTAACCCAAATGGTCACGTAATTTTACGTGGCGGTAAGCAGACGAACTACGATTCAGTATCTGTACACGAATGTGAGCAAGAGCTGGGTAAGTCTGGCTTAGAGGCGGCACTAATGGTTGACTGTAGCCATGCGAACTCTCGTAAAGATTTCCGTCGCCAACCGCTGGTGGCTGAAGATGTCATCCATCAGATTCGTGAAGGTAATAAGTCGATTATCGGCCTGATGATTGAGAGCCATATTAACGAAGGAAACCAATCTTCAGATATACCTCTCAATGAGATGAAATACGGGGTATCTATTACCGACGCGTGTATCAATTGGGAGTCAACTGAGGCACTATTGAAACATGCACATACGGAATTAGTCCCGTTCTTAGAGAACCGCTTGAAAGGTTAG